AACAGCCGCTCCTGTGACTGCACATGTGACAGTTACGGCAAGCAAAGGCATTACAGCTGCCACAGCCTTCAGCTTGACTAGCCTTCAGCCTAGCCAGCAGCTTGACGCGACGGTTGATATCACGAACAGCCGCTACTCGGCAACTTCTGTCGTTGTGGTGATGGCTTTGTATAATAGTGAGAATCAAATGGTTGACCTGCAAAGCCAAACGAAGCAGCTTGATCCTAAGCAATCAGGCCAAGCTGCACTAAGCCTAACGCTTCCTGCCAATGTGGCAGGAAGTAAAGTGAAGGTATTCGTTTGGGAAGGAGAAGACGTGCAAGCGACTAATGTTAAGCCGGTTGTTCCGGCGGCGACCTTAGAGTAAGCATATCTCCAACTGTGAGCTTAAGTCGCCCCTCTAGTCATAAGACGGAGGGGCGGCTTTTTTTGGCTTTGGGGCTAGAGCAGGTTGACGACCGTCATTCGCCCCCGCAACCGCGCGCTGTAGACTTCGAGCGGTTGCGGGGGGAAGGTTGGCGAGATCGATGGTCTGCTTCCTTGGCTGGTCAGCGAAGCTTTGTTACCTTCTGGCTCCGCATGTTATAATTTTGTCAATTTGCAAGAGGCAGGGAAAGGGGAAGAGGCATATGGCGACCATCAAAGATGTAGCGGAAAAGGCGGGGGTCACCGTCACGACGGTTTCCCGAGTGCTGAACAACCGCGGATATATAAGCGATGCAACGAGGAATAAAGTGCGTCTAGCTATGGAGGAGCTGCAGTATCAGCCCAATGAAATCGCACGCTCGTTAATGCGCAAGAGATCCATGATGCTCGGCTTGATCGTTCCTACGATCGCCCACCCCTTCTTCGGTCAATGGGCATACAGTCTGGAGACCCATGCTTCAGCGAGAGGCTACAAGATTCTGCTTTGCAACTCGCGTCTGGATGAAGCGAAGGAGAAGGACTACATCGACATGCTCAAGAGCAATCGGGTGGATGGCATTATTATGGGGAGCCACACGATCGATGTAAGGGAGTATATTCATCTAGGCAAGCCAATCGTGACCTTCGACCGACGTATCGAAGCGATACCGTGTGTGTCTTCGGATAACTATCAAGGCGGGGTACTGGCAGCGGAGCACCTGGCAGCAAAAGGGTGCCGCAGCATTGCTCATATCTGCGGCAATCTCAAGCTGGATATGCTCGGTAATCGCAGAACGGAAGGCTTTGTGGACTCCTTACGTAAGTATGGTCTGGAGCCGATTGTGGTACAGCTTGGAGCGGACGCATTTGATCCCGCTGAGCATGAACAAGTGGTGGGAAGTCTACTATCTGAACATCCGGAGGTCGACGGCCTATTCGTCAGCAGTGACATGATCGCTTATCAGGTGATGAAAGTCTGTGCAGCCAAAGGGATTCGGATTCCTGAGCAGCTGCAGCTCATCGGTTACGATGACATCCCAATCTCGGAGTGGATAACGCCGGGGCTTACGACGATTAAGCAGCCGATTGAGGAGATGAGCCGGTTAGCTTTCAATATCATAGAGAAGCTGATCGAAGGGGAGGGTGCAGAACTGCCGCTGGAGCATGTGCTGCCTGTACGTCTGATCGAGCGTCAGACTACGAGGCAGCCGGGACTACTTGGGTAGGGGATGTTGTTTTCTGTTTAGAGAGGATAGGGATGTCAATGAATGGTCTAAGAATCTGCTTACTATTATTTTGTGTATGTGCAGCGTCAGGTTGTGCGGATACGGTAGGGGAAAAAGTGGATTCTCCTTTGAATTCCAATTCAATCCAACAAACGGTTACCCCAGGATTCAGCCGATATCTTAAAGTTAGTTGATTGGATTCAATCTGTTCAAGATGACAAACTAGAAATGCCACAATCGTTCAAGTCCCTATATTTGTTTATTATTACCTATAAAGCCGCGGTAGCAGAACCTAAAAAGTGTATCCTGTATCTTGAAGATGAACAGGCAAATAAATATGCAAAATCGTTTTCCATGGTCCCGGAAGTATTCATGGACCAGTATGACGAACACGATATTCAAGCACTTGTTGATCGGATTGGCAAAGATAGTTGGTA
This genomic window from Paenibacillus hexagrammi contains:
- a CDS encoding LacI family DNA-binding transcriptional regulator yields the protein MATIKDVAEKAGVTVTTVSRVLNNRGYISDATRNKVRLAMEELQYQPNEIARSLMRKRSMMLGLIVPTIAHPFFGQWAYSLETHASARGYKILLCNSRLDEAKEKDYIDMLKSNRVDGIIMGSHTIDVREYIHLGKPIVTFDRRIEAIPCVSSDNYQGGVLAAEHLAAKGCRSIAHICGNLKLDMLGNRRTEGFVDSLRKYGLEPIVVQLGADAFDPAEHEQVVGSLLSEHPEVDGLFVSSDMIAYQVMKVCAAKGIRIPEQLQLIGYDDIPISEWITPGLTTIKQPIEEMSRLAFNIIEKLIEGEGAELPLEHVLPVRLIERQTTRQPGLLG